GTTTACCCCTGCCAGTGGCTCATTAAAAGTATTTGTAACCTTTCCGCTAAGCTCAATTTGCTCGGCAAATAAGGAGTAAACCGTAAAAAAAGATAATAGGATGGTTAAGTTAAGTTTCATAATTTTTGTTTTAGTTGGCTATAAATTTAGAATAATTTTTTTTTTCAGCTAACTTTCACTATTTAAATCTTAAAGAAATTTTTATTTATAAAGAAGCTTACACTAAGACTATCCTTTGAAAAAATAATTTCATGGTTTTTATTTCATTCCTTAATCTTTTGTAAAAAAAACTTTAAGTTCGCTTTGCACTTGATTTTTGATTATTGATTCTAATTATAATGCTAAAAAAAATACCATTACATATACAAATTTTAGTGGCATTACTGGCCGGTGCTTTTTTTGGAATAGCTGCGGCTTATTTAAATCTTCAACAATTTACCAAAGACTACATCAGCCCGTTCGGGACAATTTTTGTAAATGTTCTGACTTTGATTGCCGTCCCCTTGATTTTAGCTTCATTGATAAAAGGCATTTCCAGCTTAACAGATATAGCTAAATTATCCAGAATTGGCACCAAATCGGTCAGTCTTTATCTGATATCTACCGTAATTGCAATAACCATTGGTCTTTTAACTGTCAATGTTTTAAAGCCCGGTGAAGCTTTTTCTGAAGAAAGGAGAGCAGAATTCAATGAGCTTTATGGTGTAAGTGCCGAAGAAAGAGCCATAAGAGCTGAGGAAGTCAGAGATGATGGTCCTTTGCAGTTTTTAGTTGATATAGTCCCCAGTAATATTTTTCACTCATTTCAGGACAATACTAAAATGCTGCAGGTAATCTTTTTTGCCTTTTTATTTGGGATTTGTTTGGTCCTGCTGCCCCACGAAAAAGTCCGGCCGGTCAAAGAGTTCATTGACGGATTTAATGAGGTAATTCTCAAAATGGTTGATCTTATAATGAAAGCAGCACCCTATGGTGTTTTTGCACTAATGGCTTCATTAATTACAGATTTTGCAGGAGACAAGCCTGAGGAAGCTATAGAGCTTTTACAAGTTTTAGGATTTTATACCTTTACAGCCATACTGGGTCTTTCTTTTATGATGTTTTTGGTTTATCCCTTGGTATTACTGTTTTTTACCAAAACTAATTACCTTGATTTTCTTAAAGGCATCGGACCTGCCCAAATGCTTGCCTTTTCTACAAGTAGTAGCGCTGCTGCTCTTCCGGTTACTATGAAAAGATGCGAAACTGAATTAGGAGTATCTAAAGAAATTTCAAGCTTTGTACTGCCTTTAGGAGCAACTATAAATATGGACGGAACCAGCCTTTATCAGGCTGTGGCTGCCGTTTTTATTGCCCAGGCCTTTGGCATGGACCTGAATTTAACACAACAATTAACCATAGTTTTAACTGCTACTTTAGCCTCTATAGGTGCTGCTGCTGTACCCGGTGCCGGCATAGTTATGCTCGTAATTGTTTTGCAATCTATTGGCCTGGAGGCAGATGGAATTGCACTCATTTTAGCTGTCGACCGAATTATAGATATGTGCAGAACCAGTGTAAACGTAACGGGAGACGCAACAATCGCCATGTTGGTCGCAAAAAGTGAAAATTCTTTAATTGAAAATAAAAATGCAAAAAATGAGTAAAAAAACATTCGTTTATTTAACCGGACACTCCAAAGGAATAGGAAAAAATATTTGTGAATCTCTTTTTCAGCAAGATGAAAACATTTTTATTCACGGAATTTCAAGAACAGAAAAGTGGAAGCATGAAAGATTAAAAACAACTCTTATGGATTTGTCCCATCCGGATAAATTTAATACAGGTATTTTTGAAAAACATAATGATGCTTCTAAAATCGTTTTAGTAAATAATGCCGGCATGCTGGGAGATATGAACAGGGTTGGAAGTTTAAGCAGCGATTCTATTCAGAAAACAGTTATGCTGAATTTTACATCTGCTCTGCTTTTAACAAACGATTTTCTGAAATTTTACAAAGATCATCCCGCCCAAAAACTTATTGTAAATGTTTCAACCGGAGTTACAAACTATCCAATAGACGGCTGGAGTCTTTACTGCTCCACAAAGGCCGGACTTGAAATGTTTTGCAGGGTAATTGATAAAGAATTAGAATTAGACAATCGAAAAGATGTTAAGCTGTTTTCAATTGCGCCGGGTAAAATTGATACGGATATGCAGGGAGAAATCAGAAAAGCAGATCCAAAAGGTTTTTCAATGGTCAATGATTTTATCTCTTATAAGGAGAAGGGGGAATTGGTTTCTGCTGAAGAAACCGGAAAGCGTTTTGCTGATTTAATTCTTAAACCGGATAGCAGAAAAAAACTTATTGATCACTTTTAGATTTATTATAGTTTAAATCAAAGCGAAAACCGGCAGTAAAATATCTCCCGGGGGCCGGCTGAAAATATCTGCCACCAAAAGCATTTAAATCATTTCCCAAACTATAGACTCTGTCGGCTATATTTTCAACGCCGGCATGCAAGCTAAATCCGAAGTTGTTACTCATTTTCAGATTCCAAATCACTTTTGCATTAAATAAATGATACGACTGCTGAAAATCTGTATTAGCATCATTTAACGGCACTTCATCAGTATAAAAATGAGCCAAATGTAAAGATAAGTCATTGGCAAAATGAATTCTGAGATAATTCGATACACTATGCGGGGAAACACCGGTAAGTGAATTTCCGGAATAGTCATTCCCGTTTACCCGATATTCATTATAGGTAAAAAAATGACCGTTGTAAGTATGACCTAATTCAAAATAATCTAAAAACCCTCTTACCGGCAGTTTATAACTGACTGCCAATTCTACACCATATTGATCAGTTGAACCGGCATTTCTAAATAATACCACCCCATCTTCATTCGTAAAAGTACTTATAGTTTCATCCAGATTGAAATAAAAAAGTGAGCCGTCTATGTTAAGAAAATCCTGAAACAGAGCCGAACGTACCCCTAATTCATAATTTAAACCCCTTTCAGGTAGTAAAACTTCATTCAAACTCCCTTCATTTGTTCTCAATTCGTCAAATGTGGGCGGGGAATAGCCGGAACTAAAAGAAAAATAAGTAAACAATGATGGTGCCGGCTGAAAACCAATAGCAGCTCTGGGCACTATGATAGCATCGTAGTTTCTGTTGTAATCATAGGTTGTATTTAACTGCGCATCAACGTTTCTTTGCATTCTGTACCTCAGAAAGTTTTCACTCAAACCTATATTTAAGGAAAGTCTCTCTGTTAAGTCTAATTCCAGTTGTTGAAAAAGAAATGCCTCAGTAACATTTAAATTATCACTAAAGCGGATAGAGTCTATATTTCCATCTATATTTCCATAGTTATCCGCAAACTTTTTTCCGTATAAATACTCCCCTCCAAAAATAAATCGATACGGAAGATTAAAAACTGAATTTTCCAATGTAAAAGATGTTCTCAGACCGGCATTAAAGGAAAGTTCTTTTTTATAATCCAGAATGAAAGGGTGATCAAAATCTATGGTATTTACATATAAAGTTGTGGTATTGCTGAAATTTGGAGCAAAGGAATAAAAATGATTAACTCCTCCCATTAACAAACGCTGATGGATAGAAGAATTTTGTTCCGCACTCCCCTGTCTTGCCTGAAAAGGGTCTTCAGAAAATTCACTTTCATTTAATCCTCCCGGAATTTCGTACTGTAAATCTGAGTATAAAAGATGAAAATTAACAGATTGCCTGTCGCTTACGATTAGGTTTTTGTTAATATTGGCAACTGTTCTTTGAAGTGTATTGTGGTCTCTGTGACCCTGAGTATTGTGATGATAAAGATTAGCCTGAATCGAAGAGTTTTGCATCTTATGAAACCACTCTACTCCAAAACGATAAGTATCAAAGCTCCCGCCTCCAAAACTCAAAGAAAGTTGATCCTGTTTTTTCTTTTCAGTATTCAATAAAATAACCCCACCAGTACCGGCTCCATACATACTGCCTGCCGGTCCTTTTATCACCTGAACATCATCAATATTTTGAAAGTCTAAAGCATTAAAAGGTGTTGTCCCGTCCGGTAAAGTAAGAGGTAAGCCATTCCAATAGATTTTAATATTCCTTACTCCAAATGGAGAGCGTAACGAACTGCCTCTAATTGAAATTCTGTAACTTGCCTGAGCCCTTTGCTCAAAACGAACTCCTGAAAGTGTATTAAATGAATGTATTACTGAGGTAGAATTGTTAGCCTCTAAGTTTTCTTTACTAAGTCTTACAACCGGTGCCGCCTGACTAAAATCCGGCCTTGAAGATTCATAAGCAGTAATTTGCACCTCATCCAAAACTACGGTATCTGACTCTGTAAAGATAGTATCTGATACTTCAACTTTACTTTTTTCATTTACCGCATTCGCAAAAAAAGGAACAAATAGGCTATAGGCAAATAATAGTAAAAATAATTTAAATCGCCTGATGCGAAAGGTATTTATCATGTATGTCATATAAACTTATAAAAGCAACACTTATACGAACATAATGTTTTTGAAAATATTCAGTTATTAAATTTCAATTTTTCAATAAATTACCGGTACAATTTCGCAGTATAGAGTATAAACGAAATAAATCAAGATTGCTATCACTATAAAGATAACTAAAGCATAAATATTTTTTCTTATAAAACTCATCTTATTTGATTTACTGAAGCATTTATACCTAATACGTTTTGTTTATATTACGGTTGCATTAAAAAAAGAGTTAACTTTACACTTTTGATGAAATATGGTGTATTGAAATTAACGCAATAAGACATCAATTGATTGATTATCAAATTTTTAAAGAAGTAAAATAGGAAATTTCAGAAGGAAAAATTTCCACAAATAATATATAACAAAACAAATATTTTTCTATTTTTAATAAAATAAAAATGCAAGCTTCATGAATTTTGATAAAAACTGTTTTTTATGTATTGTGATTACTGTTTGCAGTTTGCTAAGTATTAATGTACAGGCGCAGTTTGATATACCCGAACCAATAATTAATACCGGTTCTTACACTATAACTGATACTGTATATATGTCTCCTATAGGCGATGACAGCAATCCGGGAACCTTTAGTGAACCGGTTAAAAGTTTTAATACTGCTCTTCAAAAACTTCCTTTTGGAGTAGCCGGAGTTAACAATGGAAATGCTTACGGGCTAATTATGCTTAAGGAGGGTTTCTATGAAACGCATACCGGTTTTCTGCAAAGCATTAGTAATTTTCAAAGTGGAAATACTTTTAAAAATGTAAGTATTGAAGGAATAGGTGAAGTTATTATTGGAGGAACTGTAGATTCTTTTGCAAACGGACATTTATTGAGACTTTTGGGAAACCATATCTTTATTAAAAATATCAAACTCAGATATTCTCACGGGATAGGCTTACTTTTAAACAGGCCTTCAGGATTAACAAGTCGACAAAACAATGTACTTATTGAGAATGTACAGGTTGATAGTGTAGGAAATTTCTCTATGTTACTGAGTGGTATCGATACTGTTTTAGTTAGACATTCAGGTTCTTATTATTCCAGCAGACCATTCAAAGACAGTTTAACTACTCCTTGTCAATGGCCAAGCGGTATTAAGTTTTTAAACAGCCGGGATTGTATAATTCATGACTCTGAAATAGCTTATACCAGAGGCGAAGGATTAAATTTTCAAAATAGCCTTAGAGGAAAGGCATACAACAACACTCTCCGTGATAACGGCTTGAATTTTTACAATGACAACTCAGCAAAACTAATTGTTAGAAACAACCACATATATAACACTCCCGGTATTGGTGAGGTGTATTGGAGAAATTGTCCTGCCGATACAACTAAGGTGTTATCCGGCACCGGTATATTAATTGCTAATGAAGGTTCGTGTAATAGTGGCAGCGCACCGGTTTTTGAGAACTGTATGACTAAATGCATCTTACCGGATGAATTTATCCGAAATGTTGATAGCATGTTTGTCTACAACAATATTTTTCAAAATAATGGCAGAAGCATTTCTTTTTGGCAGGGTGAAACCGACCACGTTGGTGTAAATTGTGTTAGAAATGTATTCATCTTTAACAATACCATAATAGGCAGCCTTGGTAGTACAGAGGCTTCCAATTCGGGCATGGTACATGTTTTTTACCCCAGCTATAACGCATTATTCAACAATTTTTACGGCACCTTAGATAATATCCATATTTCTCATAACATTATATCTTATGACACGGCGGTATATAAAAATATCACTCCTGTCAGAAAAGTGCTTCATAATTTTCATCCGGGACCGCTTGATATTCAGTTTGGGTATAACTTATGGGTAAGAAATCATCAATATCTTGGCACAAACAGCATAGTAAGAAGTGAATTACCGGCTGAATTACCATTGTTAAAAGATACTTTAAACAAAATTACTCCCTGCGATGAGAATTTAGTTTTTGTTTATGAAGCGCCAAGAGCATTTGATTTTTTAACAAAAGATTATTTAGGTAATGAAAGGACTGAATTCACAAATGTGGGTGCTTTAGAGTACGAAGACAATTGTAACTTACATTATAACATCTCTCCCCCTTTACAAAATGAAACGGATATCCTAATTTACCCGAACCCTTGCCTGAATTGCAGCTCAATTAAAATAAACGGGCTTAGCAATTCAAATCAATATTACTATCAACTGTTTACTATACAAGGCAGGCGTTTATCTCAGGGGTTGATAAAAAACCATCAAATAGAAATGCCTCTTGCCGGAAATGGAATTCATTTGCTTTATATTATGAATGAAAACAAAAAAACGGTACACAAACTTGTAATAAAAAACCATTTTTAAAATACTGAAAGAATATTTTAAGCAAAAAATCAAAAAATCTGTTCTCCGGGAGTTAAATTATATTTCACAATCTATAAAAAAGTAATTTATCTTACGTAGATTATACAGAATGCTTGTCAGCAAAGAGTAAAAGCAAGAAAAAAAATTAAATAAATCTTCATTTTTAAACTTTTTCTACCGAATATAAGTTAAAATAAGTTCGTTAAATGGGTGTAAATTTTGAAATTATGAATATTTGGCGTTTACTTTGCACAGAATTTCGATAACAGAACAAACATAATTATGGCCAAAAACCTGCTGATTGTAGAGTCCCCT
The sequence above is a segment of the Chitinophagaceae bacterium genome. Coding sequences within it:
- a CDS encoding dicarboxylate/amino acid:cation symporter — protein: MLKKIPLHIQILVALLAGAFFGIAAAYLNLQQFTKDYISPFGTIFVNVLTLIAVPLILASLIKGISSLTDIAKLSRIGTKSVSLYLISTVIAITIGLLTVNVLKPGEAFSEERRAEFNELYGVSAEERAIRAEEVRDDGPLQFLVDIVPSNIFHSFQDNTKMLQVIFFAFLFGICLVLLPHEKVRPVKEFIDGFNEVILKMVDLIMKAAPYGVFALMASLITDFAGDKPEEAIELLQVLGFYTFTAILGLSFMMFLVYPLVLLFFTKTNYLDFLKGIGPAQMLAFSTSSSAAALPVTMKRCETELGVSKEISSFVLPLGATINMDGTSLYQAVAAVFIAQAFGMDLNLTQQLTIVLTATLASIGAAAVPGAGIVMLVIVLQSIGLEADGIALILAVDRIIDMCRTSVNVTGDATIAMLVAKSENSLIENKNAKNE
- a CDS encoding SDR family NAD(P)-dependent oxidoreductase, coding for MQKMSKKTFVYLTGHSKGIGKNICESLFQQDENIFIHGISRTEKWKHERLKTTLMDLSHPDKFNTGIFEKHNDASKIVLVNNAGMLGDMNRVGSLSSDSIQKTVMLNFTSALLLTNDFLKFYKDHPAQKLIVNVSTGVTNYPIDGWSLYCSTKAGLEMFCRVIDKELELDNRKDVKLFSIAPGKIDTDMQGEIRKADPKGFSMVNDFISYKEKGELVSAEETGKRFADLILKPDSRKKLIDHF
- a CDS encoding TonB-dependent receptor gives rise to the protein MTYMINTFRIRRFKLFLLLFAYSLFVPFFANAVNEKSKVEVSDTIFTESDTVVLDEVQITAYESSRPDFSQAAPVVRLSKENLEANNSTSVIHSFNTLSGVRFEQRAQASYRISIRGSSLRSPFGVRNIKIYWNGLPLTLPDGTTPFNALDFQNIDDVQVIKGPAGSMYGAGTGGVILLNTEKKKQDQLSLSFGGGSFDTYRFGVEWFHKMQNSSIQANLYHHNTQGHRDHNTLQRTVANINKNLIVSDRQSVNFHLLYSDLQYEIPGGLNESEFSEDPFQARQGSAEQNSSIHQRLLMGGVNHFYSFAPNFSNTTTLYVNTIDFDHPFILDYKKELSFNAGLRTSFTLENSVFNLPYRFIFGGEYLYGKKFADNYGNIDGNIDSIRFSDNLNVTEAFLFQQLELDLTERLSLNIGLSENFLRYRMQRNVDAQLNTTYDYNRNYDAIIVPRAAIGFQPAPSLFTYFSFSSGYSPPTFDELRTNEGSLNEVLLPERGLNYELGVRSALFQDFLNIDGSLFYFNLDETISTFTNEDGVVLFRNAGSTDQYGVELAVSYKLPVRGFLDYFELGHTYNGHFFTYNEYRVNGNDYSGNSLTGVSPHSVSNYLRIHFANDLSLHLAHFYTDEVPLNDANTDFQQSYHLFNAKVIWNLKMSNNFGFSLHAGVENIADRVYSLGNDLNAFGGRYFQPAPGRYFTAGFRFDLNYNKSKSDQ
- a CDS encoding T9SS C-terminal target domain-containing protein, with product MNFDKNCFLCIVITVCSLLSINVQAQFDIPEPIINTGSYTITDTVYMSPIGDDSNPGTFSEPVKSFNTALQKLPFGVAGVNNGNAYGLIMLKEGFYETHTGFLQSISNFQSGNTFKNVSIEGIGEVIIGGTVDSFANGHLLRLLGNHIFIKNIKLRYSHGIGLLLNRPSGLTSRQNNVLIENVQVDSVGNFSMLLSGIDTVLVRHSGSYYSSRPFKDSLTTPCQWPSGIKFLNSRDCIIHDSEIAYTRGEGLNFQNSLRGKAYNNTLRDNGLNFYNDNSAKLIVRNNHIYNTPGIGEVYWRNCPADTTKVLSGTGILIANEGSCNSGSAPVFENCMTKCILPDEFIRNVDSMFVYNNIFQNNGRSISFWQGETDHVGVNCVRNVFIFNNTIIGSLGSTEASNSGMVHVFYPSYNALFNNFYGTLDNIHISHNIISYDTAVYKNITPVRKVLHNFHPGPLDIQFGYNLWVRNHQYLGTNSIVRSELPAELPLLKDTLNKITPCDENLVFVYEAPRAFDFLTKDYLGNERTEFTNVGALEYEDNCNLHYNISPPLQNETDILIYPNPCLNCSSIKINGLSNSNQYYYQLFTIQGRRLSQGLIKNHQIEMPLAGNGIHLLYIMNENKKTVHKLVIKNHF